The proteins below come from a single Oncorhynchus keta strain PuntledgeMale-10-30-2019 chromosome 32, Oket_V2, whole genome shotgun sequence genomic window:
- the LOC118365451 gene encoding thyrotroph embryonic factor-like: protein MDIPPPNILEGDDEIEKKKLCSADNGEAGVGGASGGTGGTGIGGVSASLTPAIWEKTIPYDGETFHLEYMDLDEFLQENGIPVTLEEELQKSLAQEETKGTRPPFTTSDTETVTLTLEPAEQEKEEEDGDDEDAVSGFEATEVEVSKKEGKSADRLTPTPIDPEDIEVDINFQPDPTDLVLSSVPGGELFNPRKHKFSEEDLKPQPMIKKAKKVFVPTEQKDDKYWSRRKKNNVAAKRSRDARRLKENQITVRASFLERENAALRLQVAELRKDCGRCKNIMSRYEAKYGPL, encoded by the exons ATGGACATTCCCCCACCTAATATTCTCGAAGGCGACGATG AAATAGAGAAGAAGAAGTTGTGCTCTGCCGATAATGGCGAGGCCGGTGTTGGAGGGGCCAGTGGTGGGACTGGAGGTACAGGCATTGGAGGGGTGTCCGCCTCCCTTACCCCTGCCATCTGGGAGAAGACCATCCCCTATGATGGGGAGACCTTCCACTTGGAGTACATGGACCTGGATGAGTTCCTGCAGGAGAATGGCATCCCAGTCACCCTAGAGGAGGAGCTGCAGAAGAGCCTGGCCCAGGAGGAAACCAAGGGGACAAGACCCCCTTTCACCACCTCTGACACAGAGACTGTCACACTCACCTTAGAGCCAGCTGAAcaagagaaggaagaagaagatggGGACGATGAAGATGCTGTGTCTGGGTTTGAAGCAACAGAGGTTGAAGTGTCTAAAAAAG AGGGGAAGTCTGCAGACCGACTCACACCCACTCCCATCGACCCAGAGGACATTGAGGTGGACATCAACTTCCAGCCGGACCCCACAGATCTGGTGCTGTCCAGCGTGCCTGGGGGTGAGCTGTTCAACCCACGCAAACACAAGTTCTCTGAAGAGGACCTCAAACCACAACCCATGATCAAGAAGGCCAAAAAGGTCTTTGTGCCCACTGAGCAGAAG GATGATAAATACTGGTCGAGGAGAAAGAAGAACAACGTGGCAGCCAAACGTTCACGTGACGCCCGGCGGCTGAAGGAGAACCAGATCACAGTGCGCGCTTCGTTTCTGGAGAGGGAAAATGCGGCATTGCGGCTACAAGTGGCTGAGTTGCGAAAGGACTGTGGTCGCTGCAAGAACATTATGTCCCGATATGAAGCCAAATACGGACCATTGTAA